In Flavobacteriales bacterium, a single genomic region encodes these proteins:
- the holA gene encoding DNA polymerase III subunit delta produces MPIRNILADLRAGNYKPVYFLQGEEPFYIDRISDYIAEHALTEDERSFNQTVLYGLDTDVGTIVSEAKRFPMMAQRQVVIVKEAQRLRNLIPSGDDAKSELLAYVQNPQPTTVLVFCHKYKKIDARKKVGKDLKAAIEKNGVFFTSEKVKDWTLPTWISEHIQAQGYHIDPRTATILAEYLGNDLGKIDNELGKLFIDLEKGGSITPELIERNIGISKDFNVFELQNALLRRDVNKANRIIIHFANNIKEHPLPMLTATLYGYFYKIMLLQWLQQNQRGGDAARVLRVSPYFIKDYELGARTFSAKKLRSIMGYLRDVDLKSKGIGNVSTEPGDLMKELVFKIVH; encoded by the coding sequence ATGCCTATTCGAAATATTCTGGCTGATTTGAGAGCAGGCAATTACAAGCCTGTTTATTTCCTGCAAGGCGAGGAGCCGTTCTACATCGACCGTATTTCGGATTACATCGCGGAGCATGCACTCACGGAGGATGAGCGCAGTTTTAACCAAACCGTGCTGTATGGTTTGGACACGGATGTGGGCACCATCGTTTCCGAGGCCAAGCGCTTTCCGATGATGGCGCAGCGGCAGGTGGTCATTGTGAAAGAGGCGCAGCGGTTACGTAACCTCATTCCAAGTGGCGATGATGCCAAGAGCGAACTGCTGGCCTACGTGCAGAACCCGCAGCCGACAACCGTGCTTGTTTTCTGCCATAAGTACAAGAAGATAGATGCGCGCAAAAAAGTGGGCAAAGACCTGAAAGCGGCCATCGAGAAGAACGGGGTGTTCTTCACTTCAGAAAAGGTGAAAGATTGGACGCTGCCAACGTGGATCTCTGAACACATACAGGCGCAAGGATATCATATCGATCCGCGCACGGCCACCATTTTGGCCGAATATCTGGGCAACGACCTCGGCAAGATCGACAACGAGTTGGGCAAACTCTTCATCGACCTCGAAAAAGGAGGCTCCATCACCCCCGAACTCATTGAGCGCAACATCGGCATCAGCAAGGATTTCAACGTGTTCGAGTTGCAGAATGCGCTGCTAAGGCGCGATGTGAACAAGGCCAACCGCATCATCATCCATTTCGCAAACAACATAAAGGAGCATCCGTTGCCCATGCTTACGGCCACGCTCTACGGCTACTTCTACAAGATCATGCTGTTGCAATGGTTGCAGCAGAACCAACGCGGAGGCGATGCGGCCCGTGTGCTGCGGGTCAGCCCTTATTTTATAAAGGATTATGAATTGGGTGCGCGTACGTTCTCTGCCAAGAAGCTACGTAGCATTATGGGCTATTTGCGAGATGTGGACCTGAAAAGCAAAGGCATCGGCAACGTAAGCACTGAACCAGGCGACCTGATGAAAGAGCTCGTTTTTAAGATCGTTCACTAA
- a CDS encoding AMP nucleosidase, whose protein sequence is MKSKEEIVQNWLPRYTGVEVEKFGKYILLTNFQNYVEKFAEMNGVEVDGTNNSMPSATAGDITIINFGMGTANAATIMDLLTAVAPKACLFLGKCGGLKKKNALGDLLIPIAAIRGEGTSNDYLPPEVPALPAFGLQKAVSTTMRDFGYDYWTGTIYTTNRRVWEHDNKFKRKLRKVRAMGIDMETATLFITGFYNEIPTGALLLVSDQPMIPSGVKTEESDKKITADFVDRHVKIGIRSLEQLINNGLTVKHLRF, encoded by the coding sequence ATGAAATCCAAGGAAGAGATCGTACAGAATTGGCTGCCGCGCTACACAGGCGTGGAAGTGGAGAAGTTCGGCAAATACATCCTGCTCACCAACTTCCAGAACTATGTGGAAAAGTTTGCGGAGATGAATGGAGTGGAAGTGGATGGTACGAACAACTCCATGCCATCGGCAACGGCAGGCGACATCACCATCATCAACTTCGGGATGGGCACGGCCAATGCCGCCACCATCATGGATCTGCTCACGGCCGTGGCGCCCAAAGCATGTCTGTTTCTCGGTAAGTGTGGCGGATTGAAAAAGAAGAATGCCTTGGGCGACCTGCTTATTCCCATTGCGGCCATCCGTGGCGAGGGAACTTCCAACGACTACCTGCCGCCAGAAGTGCCTGCGTTGCCTGCGTTCGGATTACAAAAGGCGGTCTCTACCACCATGCGCGATTTCGGTTACGACTACTGGACGGGAACCATTTATACCACCAACCGCAGGGTTTGGGAACACGACAATAAATTCAAACGCAAGCTGCGAAAGGTGCGTGCCATGGGCATCGATATGGAAACGGCCACGCTTTTCATCACGGGTTTTTACAACGAGATTCCTACAGGAGCATTGCTCTTGGTCTCCGATCAGCCGATGATACCTTCGGGCGTGAAAACCGAGGAAAGCGACAAGAAGATCACAGCCGATTTCGTGGACCGCCACGTGAAGATCGGCATCCGATCGTTGGAGCAGTTGATCAACAACGGTCTCACCGTCAAACACCTGAGATTTTAG
- a CDS encoding T9SS type A sorting domain-containing protein — MINFEGMKWMFPLLLLCWISTVSGQTPSDCSIPTWLENEYHDDVRFLAMNRIIATNAPAMDSLFVPLAYLDTVWEGLAAIYNVQNMPERDTVFDLYCIHQYLGGEATVNLFTVSVDTTYAWTNNWQNLTTPTGVPQLDSILSLTQLSVVNFSPYFNNATLLTPLDLNSSGVHSALLNIDGITEVDGWEINGDGNWLTYSTSAGIRHYSFELACEDCPSGCMGHRIWNFSVTPTCEVSFDGMQDFGGTSCINDPDLQCGYTAIGNSEKAEFPIYPNPTNGVFQMQLSDWNGAKDLSVTVCDKLGRRMESLKPQTSTIEIDASAWPNGVYSVSLINQSGAQHTERLVMQH; from the coding sequence ATGATTAACTTCGAAGGTATGAAATGGATGTTCCCGCTTCTATTGCTTTGTTGGATATCGACCGTTAGCGGGCAGACACCTTCCGACTGCTCCATTCCCACTTGGTTGGAAAACGAATATCATGATGATGTGCGGTTCTTGGCCATGAATCGGATCATCGCAACGAATGCTCCAGCGATGGACTCCCTCTTTGTTCCACTGGCCTATTTGGACACGGTTTGGGAAGGACTGGCCGCCATTTACAATGTTCAGAACATGCCCGAGCGGGACACGGTTTTCGACCTGTACTGCATTCATCAATATCTGGGTGGAGAAGCCACGGTCAATCTTTTCACCGTGTCTGTCGATACCACGTACGCATGGACAAATAACTGGCAGAATCTTACCACTCCGACCGGTGTTCCACAACTTGACAGCATCCTTTCCCTGACACAACTGAGCGTGGTCAATTTTTCGCCCTATTTCAATAACGCAACTCTTCTTACCCCTCTCGACCTGAACAGTTCTGGTGTCCATTCCGCATTGCTCAACATCGATGGGATAACCGAAGTGGATGGTTGGGAGATCAATGGTGATGGAAACTGGCTGACCTACTCCACCAGTGCTGGAATTCGGCACTATTCGTTTGAACTGGCCTGTGAAGATTGTCCCTCAGGCTGCATGGGTCACAGAATCTGGAACTTTAGCGTCACACCAACATGTGAAGTTTCGTTTGATGGCATGCAGGATTTTGGAGGCACCAGCTGTATCAATGATCCGGATTTGCAATGTGGATATACCGCCATCGGCAACTCAGAGAAGGCTGAATTCCCCATTTATCCCAATCCGACCAACGGTGTTTTTCAGATGCAGCTTTCAGATTGGAACGGTGCGAAGGATTTGTCGGTGACCGTTTGTGATAAGCTTGGCCGCAGGATGGAAAGCCTCAAACCGCAAACTTCCACTATTGAGATCGATGCAAGTGCGTGGCCGAACGGTGTGTATTCGGTTTCGCTGATCAACCAAAGTGGCGCACAGCATACAGAACGGCTGGTGATGCAGCATTAA
- a CDS encoding T9SS type A sorting domain-containing protein, producing the protein MKKTFTLLSLLMVLTASDLLAQNYQPINSHSLQVFYQENSFPLNSFSGGNMWGTKIDSVAVTTQGDSLYYNYRIYRDTSASGSGCIWWNAPNWNGIQTKVDTLGSSWFYNQSQDSIRIYHQGQLNEEWLAYTFDNGDSLLAKIISVEWIDDGWVEDSVKTIRFSRVSNGIEVSDPLNNANLQVYQNHGFRKTMDFLKFPFETDSIMRVDLNSINANSPGYKSDNVVVPFPSVGDGYLQTTNWHTGSCYVNTDVSILVNDVQPDGNNGDLLVSIIKNQEQTGLGHITPGWDIISCDPSVTFNSSHNYNQSLILHYQKLPDTIKPLIQDSDGLHCMPRENGAAYLYSVESNCGNPTIRTGGDLIDPAYYYYDSISDPCLNFYPPECESTPEMIFSPYLGYIGSFSYSVDSYCTAALFTHTDYSYLKVGDFVCGEYAMVGIEENQRPKFSIYPNPTNGVFQMQLSDWTAAKNLSVTVYDMLGRTVESLKPQTSTIEIDASAWPNGVYSISLVNQSGARHTERLVMQH; encoded by the coding sequence ATGAAAAAGACATTTACGCTTCTCTCTTTGCTCATGGTACTGACCGCATCAGATTTGTTGGCTCAGAATTACCAGCCCATCAACAGCCACTCGTTGCAGGTGTTTTATCAGGAAAACTCGTTTCCACTAAATTCCTTTAGCGGTGGCAACATGTGGGGGACGAAAATCGACTCGGTGGCGGTAACCACCCAAGGAGACAGCCTCTACTACAATTACAGGATCTATCGTGACACCTCAGCTTCGGGTTCTGGTTGCATTTGGTGGAATGCGCCCAACTGGAACGGCATCCAAACTAAAGTTGACACATTGGGATCTTCGTGGTTCTACAACCAATCTCAGGACAGCATCCGTATTTATCACCAAGGGCAGCTGAATGAAGAATGGCTTGCCTACACCTTTGATAACGGTGATTCGTTACTGGCAAAGATCATATCAGTTGAGTGGATCGATGATGGATGGGTTGAAGACTCTGTAAAGACAATCCGGTTCAGTCGCGTTTCTAATGGTATTGAGGTTTCGGACCCATTGAATAATGCCAACTTGCAGGTTTATCAGAACCATGGTTTCAGAAAGACTATGGACTTTTTGAAATTTCCATTTGAGACTGATTCCATCATGCGCGTTGACCTGAATTCGATCAACGCCAATTCTCCCGGATATAAATCTGACAATGTTGTCGTTCCGTTCCCAAGTGTTGGTGATGGCTACCTTCAAACAACCAATTGGCATACCGGATCTTGTTATGTAAATACCGATGTTTCTATCCTTGTAAATGATGTGCAACCCGATGGGAACAATGGTGACCTTCTGGTTTCAATCATCAAGAATCAAGAACAAACGGGTCTCGGACACATTACCCCCGGCTGGGATATAATATCCTGCGATCCATCAGTCACATTCAACTCAAGCCACAACTACAACCAATCATTAATTCTTCACTATCAGAAATTACCAGACACCATTAAACCTCTGATTCAAGACTCTGACGGGTTGCATTGCATGCCAAGAGAAAATGGAGCCGCTTACCTCTATTCCGTTGAATCAAATTGTGGTAATCCGACCATACGAACCGGAGGTGACTTAATAGACCCTGCTTACTATTATTATGACAGCATATCAGATCCGTGTCTGAATTTCTACCCTCCGGAATGTGAAAGCACGCCAGAAATGATATTCTCGCCATATCTGGGCTATATCGGTTCGTTTTCATACTCTGTTGATAGTTACTGTACAGCTGCTCTGTTTACTCACACCGATTACAGTTATTTGAAAGTCGGAGATTTTGTCTGCGGAGAATACGCCATGGTTGGCATCGAAGAAAACCAACGACCCAAATTTTCCATCTACCCCAATCCTACCAACGGTGTTTTTCAGATGCAGCTTTCAGATTGGACTGCCGCAAAGAATCTCTCTGTGACCGTTTACGATATGCTTGGCCGCACGGTGGAAAGCCTCAAACCACAAACTTCCACTATTGAGATCGATGCAAGTGCGTGGCCCAATGGGGTTTATTCGATTTCGCTGGTCAACCAAAGTGGCGCACGGCATACAGAACGGCTGGTGATGCAGCATTAA
- a CDS encoding T9SS type A sorting domain-containing protein has product MKKTFTLLSFLMVLSTSDSSAQNYQPINSHSLQVFYQETPYFTPYSGQTDANMWGTRIDSISVTANNDTIYFNYPIARDTAAENGQFGSIWWDAPNWSGKQTRIEPSGSTWFYTHNDDSVKIEPLLSLNQEWLAYTYLNGDSLVGKITNVTWEDDGWITDSVKTITFSRYSSGNLIWEGMPIELYKENGFRKMVDFVKFPNDTIPIHRVDRNTINQYSPGYLVNGTIRPEPTIGDGFYTISSCQSYGVSCYGSNGSSSESVLGVTTDSISGQITASVMRNTLYNSTFQSSTIDLIYELLPDTFVPIYNAQFNEDLMPREGGSAYSFSWSHLVNTDDSCTYPLVTIHSLPAECTGVEYHFAPYIGIVYKFWSEDDYYCTGWAYHYFYYSYLKVGDLECGEQLVVGTEENQRPEFSIYPNPTNGVFQMQLSDWNAAKDFSVTVYDMLGRRMENLNPQTSTIEIDASAWPNGVYSISLVNQSGHNIQNGW; this is encoded by the coding sequence ATGAAAAAGACATTTACGCTTCTCTCTTTCCTCATGGTACTGAGCACATCAGATTCATCCGCTCAGAACTACCAGCCCATCAACAGCCACTCCTTGCAGGTGTTTTATCAAGAGACACCTTATTTCACTCCCTATAGCGGGCAGACTGATGCAAACATGTGGGGTACACGGATTGACTCCATAAGTGTCACCGCGAACAATGATACCATCTATTTCAATTATCCCATTGCTCGTGATACAGCTGCCGAGAATGGTCAATTCGGCAGTATATGGTGGGACGCCCCCAATTGGAGCGGAAAACAAACGAGAATCGAACCATCTGGTTCAACATGGTTTTACACTCACAATGACGATAGCGTAAAAATTGAGCCTTTGCTTTCTCTCAATCAGGAATGGTTGGCTTATACCTACCTCAACGGAGACTCTTTAGTAGGTAAAATAACAAATGTTACTTGGGAAGATGATGGATGGATAACCGACTCCGTAAAGACCATAACGTTTTCAAGATATTCAAGCGGGAACCTTATTTGGGAGGGTATGCCGATTGAACTTTACAAAGAAAACGGGTTTCGAAAAATGGTGGATTTTGTAAAGTTTCCCAATGATACTATTCCAATACATCGAGTTGACCGGAATACCATCAATCAATACTCTCCAGGTTATTTGGTAAACGGAACTATTCGCCCAGAACCAACAATAGGAGATGGATTTTACACTATCTCAAGCTGCCAGTCTTACGGTGTCTCATGCTACGGCAGTAACGGTTCATCGTCAGAATCGGTTTTGGGAGTAACCACTGATAGCATCAGCGGTCAAATCACAGCGAGTGTGATGAGGAACACTTTATACAATTCAACCTTCCAATCATCAACCATTGACCTGATTTATGAACTCTTGCCTGACACTTTCGTACCCATATACAATGCCCAGTTCAACGAGGATTTGATGCCGAGAGAAGGAGGCTCCGCTTATTCCTTTAGTTGGTCTCATCTTGTAAATACGGATGATAGTTGCACTTACCCCTTGGTCACCATACACTCCCTACCTGCAGAATGTACAGGAGTAGAATACCATTTTGCTCCATACATCGGAATTGTTTACAAATTCTGGAGCGAAGATGATTATTACTGTACTGGGTGGGCGTACCATTACTTTTACTACTCTTATCTGAAAGTTGGCGACTTAGAATGTGGCGAGCAACTTGTGGTCGGAACTGAAGAAAACCAACGACCCGAATTCTCCATCTACCCGAATCCGACCAACGGTGTTTTTCAGATGCAGCTTTCAGATTGGAATGCCGCCAAGGATTTTTCTGTGACCGTTTATGATATGCTTGGCCGCAGGATGGAAAACCTCAACCCGCAAACTTCCACTATTGAGATCGATGCAAGCGCGTGGCCCAATGGGGTTTATTCGATTTCGCTGGTCAACCAAAGTGGGCACAACATACAGAACGGCTGGTGA
- a CDS encoding T9SS type A sorting domain-containing protein, translating into MICLAAGWKTSTRKLPLLRSMQARGPMGFIRFRWSTKVGTTYRTAGDAALTSKLMKKTFTLLSLLMVLSTSDSSAQNYQPINSHSLQVFYQENNFAQGEDYNMWGTRIDSVSTSSNGDTIYYNYPIVRDTIVEYELYDGSCAWWNAPNWNGYETRIDTNGNAYFRNSFGDSLLIRFSEQLSGSWEAYRFANGDSLVATITDITWVDDAWISDSVKTIEFIRYSTNGIVTDPMNHVTLEIYRSHGFRRMIDFVRFPVHDEPIYQVDPNSINVNSVPYRVGNEYRATPHVGDGYFEYSRLDYVSSPAYHGSSTSRLITDVSTNGQGQVVVYWQENSQSYSFDQVPSNISPYGYTYELHTSDVQIVTYSEIYTSNPDSSFKTLMRNYDDINMMPREKWTGYVYNLSESEECPNTVTTSNCWGPIGWEPDNGDSCLWAPIFFKCNGGNNQTFMAYVGDYGSSSWQTDWGASTQYSAYTGYSYLKVGDFVCGEYAMVGIEENQRPKFSIYPNPTNGVFQMQLSDWNGAKDFSVTVYDMLGRMVENLNPQTSTIEIDASAWPNGFYSVSLINERSAQYSERLVVQH; encoded by the coding sequence ATGATATGCTTGGCCGCAGGATGGAAAACCTCAACCCGCAAACTTCCACTATTGAGATCGATGCAAGCGCGTGGCCCAATGGGGTTTATTCGATTTCGCTGGTCAACCAAAGTGGGCACAACATACAGAACGGCTGGTGATGCAGCATTAACTTCCAAACTCATGAAAAAGACATTTACGCTTCTCTCTTTGCTCATGGTACTGAGCACATCGGATTCATCCGCACAGAACTACCAGCCCATCAACAGCCACTCGTTGCAGGTGTTTTATCAGGAAAACAACTTTGCACAAGGCGAAGACTATAACATGTGGGGAACCCGAATTGATTCGGTTTCTACATCATCGAATGGCGATACCATCTATTACAATTACCCCATTGTCAGAGACACCATAGTAGAATACGAGCTGTATGATGGTTCCTGCGCCTGGTGGAATGCACCGAACTGGAACGGTTACGAAACCCGAATAGACACGAATGGAAATGCTTATTTCCGCAATTCGTTCGGTGACAGTCTCCTTATAAGGTTCAGCGAACAACTTTCGGGTTCATGGGAAGCTTATCGCTTTGCTAACGGTGATAGCCTTGTAGCTACGATTACGGATATAACTTGGGTAGATGATGCTTGGATTTCAGACTCGGTGAAAACAATTGAATTCATCCGCTACTCTACAAACGGAATCGTCACAGATCCAATGAATCATGTAACCTTGGAGATATATCGGTCGCATGGCTTCCGAAGAATGATTGATTTCGTAAGATTCCCTGTACATGACGAACCCATCTATCAGGTAGACCCCAATTCTATCAATGTCAACTCCGTTCCTTACAGAGTTGGAAACGAATATCGGGCAACCCCACATGTTGGCGATGGATATTTTGAATACTCTCGTTTAGACTATGTGTCATCGCCAGCATATCATGGTTCAAGCACTTCCCGATTAATCACGGATGTTTCGACCAACGGGCAAGGTCAAGTGGTAGTGTATTGGCAAGAAAACTCTCAGTCATATAGTTTCGATCAGGTTCCAAGCAACATATCTCCGTACGGATACACGTATGAACTTCATACTTCCGATGTTCAGATTGTCACATATTCCGAGATCTATACTTCAAACCCTGACAGCTCCTTCAAAACCCTGATGCGTAACTACGATGACATCAACATGATGCCTCGAGAAAAATGGACCGGGTATGTTTATAATCTGTCAGAGAGCGAAGAATGTCCGAATACAGTAACGACCTCGAATTGTTGGGGGCCGATTGGCTGGGAGCCTGATAATGGTGATTCTTGCCTGTGGGCACCCATATTTTTCAAATGCAATGGTGGAAACAACCAAACATTTATGGCTTATGTTGGCGATTACGGAAGCTCAAGTTGGCAAACGGATTGGGGAGCATCAACCCAATACTCAGCTTACACAGGCTATAGCTATTTGAAAGTCGGAGATTTTGTCTGCGGAGAATACGCCATGGTTGGCATCGAAGAAAACCAACGACCCAAATTTTCCATCTACCCCAATCCTACCAACGGTGTTTTTCAGATGCAGCTCTCAGATTGGAACGGTGCGAAGGATTTTTCTGTGACCGTTTACGATATGCTTGGCCGCATGGTGGAAAACCTCAACCCACAAACTTCCACTATTGAGATCGATGCAAGTGCGTGGCCCAATGGGTTTTATTCGGTTTCGCTGATCAACGAACGTAGCGCACAGTATTCAGAACGGCTGGTGGTGCAGCATTAA
- a CDS encoding T9SS type A sorting domain-containing protein, translating to MKKTFTLLPLLMVLSTSDSSAQNYQPINSHSLQVFYQRSAYNWMASANMWGTRIDSISVSGQDTLYYNYPIVRDTSLENPLPEYSCVYWNAPNWNGAVTGILQSGQAWFSNELGDSVKIDHSLLPNQNWLAYQYPNGDSLIGTVESIQIIEDDWVTDSVKTISFKHISLGEIVPDPINFITIELFKDHGFRKMVDFLKFPFDTNAIRQVDPNSINVYAPGYIVGNGTIRGVPHEGDGFFKIWRYDHNPPGNNCYHVETTKTSELITSVSTPDQNGSIQVECITNHQSLNSMTTDYGNDCGPPLIETASSVTSNQITRTYTPVTGNYETLIQFENRNLMPREKNAAYSYSPSNPDNICQFAFVDICSCNPIVNWDSNNVEDSCFVVEHPYHFPYLRNQTFVPKYGWWSDEENWYYEMLGDGPNKSTHYTYLKFDECVFGEYAMVGIEENQRPEFSIYPNPTNGVFQMQLSNWNGAKDLSVTVYDMLGRTVENLNPQTSTIEIDASAWPNGVYSVSLVNERGVRHTERLVVQH from the coding sequence ATGAAAAAGACATTTACGCTTCTCCCTTTACTCATGGTACTGAGCACATCAGATTCATCCGCTCAGAACTACCAGCCCATCAACAGCCACTCGTTGCAGGTGTTTTATCAGAGAAGTGCCTACAACTGGATGGCCAGTGCAAACATGTGGGGAACTCGGATTGATTCCATTTCAGTATCGGGTCAGGACACACTCTATTACAATTATCCCATTGTCCGCGACACATCATTAGAAAACCCACTACCAGAATACTCATGCGTTTATTGGAATGCACCTAATTGGAATGGAGCCGTAACAGGAATACTGCAAAGTGGACAAGCGTGGTTTTCGAATGAATTGGGAGACAGCGTGAAAATTGACCATAGCCTACTTCCAAATCAAAATTGGTTGGCATACCAATATCCAAACGGAGACTCATTGATCGGGACGGTGGAATCGATTCAGATCATTGAGGATGATTGGGTAACGGATTCTGTGAAGACAATTTCTTTCAAGCATATATCTCTCGGAGAAATAGTACCTGACCCGATAAATTTCATCACCATAGAATTATTCAAGGACCACGGTTTCAGAAAAATGGTTGATTTCTTGAAATTCCCATTCGACACAAATGCAATTCGCCAAGTTGACCCAAATTCGATAAACGTTTATGCCCCCGGATACATAGTTGGGAATGGTACAATACGAGGAGTCCCACATGAGGGCGATGGGTTCTTCAAAATTTGGAGGTACGACCACAACCCTCCTGGCAACAATTGCTACCATGTGGAAACAACGAAAACCTCCGAGTTGATCACATCTGTGAGCACTCCAGACCAAAATGGTTCTATCCAAGTTGAATGCATCACAAATCACCAAAGTCTGAACTCCATGACAACGGATTACGGCAATGATTGTGGTCCACCATTAATCGAAACAGCCTCTTCGGTAACTTCCAATCAGATAACCCGAACCTACACTCCGGTGACGGGGAATTATGAAACGCTCATTCAATTCGAAAACAGGAATCTGATGCCTCGCGAAAAGAATGCCGCCTACTCCTATTCGCCCTCCAACCCAGACAACATTTGTCAATTTGCTTTTGTAGATATCTGCTCCTGCAATCCAATAGTCAATTGGGATTCCAATAATGTGGAAGACAGTTGTTTTGTTGTGGAACATCCGTACCACTTTCCGTACTTACGAAACCAAACCTTTGTTCCGAAATATGGTTGGTGGAGCGATGAAGAAAACTGGTATTATGAAATGCTTGGCGATGGTCCAAACAAATCAACCCACTATACATATTTGAAATTCGATGAGTGCGTCTTCGGAGAATACGCCATGGTAGGCATCGAAGAAAACCAACGCCCCGAATTCTCCATCTACCCCAATCCGACCAACGGTGTTTTTCAGATGCAGCTTTCAAATTGGAACGGTGCGAAGGATTTGTCGGTGACCGTTTACGATATGCTTGGCCGCACGGTGGAAAACCTCAACCCACAAACTTCCACTATTGAGATCGATGCAAGTGCGTGGCCGAACGGAGTGTATTCGGTTTCGCTGGTCAACGAACGTGGCGTACGGCATACAGAACGGCTGGTGGTGCAGCATTAA
- a CDS encoding cold-shock protein, whose amino-acid sequence MSNGTVKFFNETKGFGFITPDEGGKDVFVHTSGLKDEVREGDKVTYDVEQTPKGQSASNVKVV is encoded by the coding sequence ATGAGTAACGGTACAGTAAAATTTTTCAATGAGACCAAAGGATTTGGATTCATTACTCCTGATGAAGGAGGCAAAGACGTCTTCGTTCACACAAGTGGATTGAAGGACGAGGTCAGAGAAGGTGACAAGGTGACCTACGATGTAGAGCAAACACCTAAAGGCCAAAGTGCATCGAATGTGAAAGTGGTTTAA
- a CDS encoding restriction endonuclease subunit R, translated as MLPKLNLPMHAQRLKQENGKHFVFCQVRKKFLVLTPEEWVRQHLIAFLNKDLGYPLSLMKIEREVKGGHRTKRADLIICNPQGKPQLLVECKAPTETLGKETFFQLGRYNRHIDAALLLISNGLEHYCCHVTDENEFQFLDEIPKYAQG; from the coding sequence ATGCTGCCCAAACTGAATCTACCGATGCATGCCCAACGCCTGAAACAGGAGAACGGCAAGCATTTCGTTTTCTGTCAGGTGCGGAAGAAGTTTCTGGTGCTGACGCCCGAAGAATGGGTAAGGCAACATTTAATCGCCTTCTTGAACAAAGATCTTGGCTACCCACTTTCGTTGATGAAGATTGAGCGCGAAGTGAAAGGCGGTCACCGCACCAAGCGGGCCGACCTGATCATCTGCAACCCGCAGGGAAAACCGCAACTGCTGGTGGAATGCAAAGCTCCGACCGAAACACTTGGGAAGGAAACTTTCTTTCAGTTGGGCAGGTACAATCGGCATATTGATGCTGCGCTGCTGCTGATAAGCAACGGATTGGAACACTACTGCTGCCACGTGACCGATGAAAATGAGTTCCAGTTTTTGGATGAGATTCCGAAATACGCGCAAGGCTGA